From a single Collibacillus ludicampi genomic region:
- a CDS encoding acyl-CoA dehydrogenase produces MNFDLTKEQKMIRSMVRDFAEAEIAPKAEHVDRTGEFPIETFRKMGELGLLGLPIPEEYDGAGGDTISYALAVEEVGRACGSTGLSYAAAVSLGLCPIYYFGNEEQKQKYLRPLARGEVLGAFGLTEPNAGSDAGGTQTTARLDGDEWVINGTKCFITNASYAKTVIVTAVTEKGIGSRGISAFIVETDTPGFKAIANYEKLGLRGSNTAELVLEDVRVPRENLLGDPQAGFKQFLYTLDGGRISIGALSVGIAQAAFEAALQYAKERVQFGQSISKFQAIQFKLADMAMHIELARNQVLKAAWLKDNHRPFTKEAAMAKLFASEICMRVCDQAIQIHGGYGYMKDYPVERYFRDAKLMEIGEGTSEIQRIVIARQLGC; encoded by the coding sequence ATGAATTTCGATTTAACCAAGGAGCAGAAGATGATACGTTCGATGGTTCGTGATTTCGCGGAAGCCGAGATTGCTCCTAAGGCTGAACATGTGGATCGCACGGGGGAATTTCCGATTGAGACATTTCGTAAAATGGGGGAACTCGGACTGCTTGGTCTCCCGATCCCTGAAGAATATGACGGGGCTGGCGGAGATACGATTTCCTATGCATTAGCGGTTGAAGAAGTCGGGCGCGCGTGCGGCTCAACCGGGCTCAGTTATGCGGCTGCCGTCTCATTAGGGTTATGTCCAATTTATTATTTCGGCAATGAGGAGCAGAAGCAAAAATATTTGCGTCCTTTAGCGCGTGGTGAAGTATTGGGGGCATTCGGCTTAACAGAACCCAATGCAGGTTCCGACGCGGGAGGCACACAAACAACAGCGAGACTGGATGGGGATGAATGGGTTATTAACGGAACGAAATGTTTTATTACGAATGCTTCCTATGCTAAAACGGTGATTGTCACGGCTGTTACGGAGAAAGGCATTGGGAGCAGAGGAATCTCTGCGTTCATAGTGGAAACAGACACCCCTGGGTTTAAGGCGATCGCAAATTATGAAAAATTAGGCTTACGGGGCTCGAATACTGCAGAGTTGGTATTGGAGGATGTGAGAGTCCCCCGAGAAAACTTGCTGGGTGATCCCCAAGCGGGCTTCAAACAATTTTTGTACACGTTAGACGGCGGACGCATTTCCATTGGCGCGCTCTCTGTTGGGATTGCGCAAGCTGCGTTTGAGGCGGCACTTCAATACGCGAAGGAACGCGTACAGTTTGGCCAATCCATATCCAAGTTCCAGGCGATCCAATTTAAACTGGCGGATATGGCTATGCATATTGAATTGGCACGAAATCAGGTGTTGAAAGCTGCTTGGTTGAAAGATAACCACCGTCCGTTTACGAAGGAAGCAGCGATGGCCAAACTCTTTGCTTCTGAAATCTGTATGCGTGTTTGTGACCAAGCGATACAGATTCACGGCGGTTACGGTTACATGAAAGACTACCCGGTCGAACGGTATTTCCGCGATGCGAAACTGATGGAAATTGGAGAAGGCACATCTGAAATTCAGCGCATTGTGATCGCTCGTCAGTTGGGGTGTTAA